In the Ruminococcus sp. OA3 genome, one interval contains:
- a CDS encoding glycerol-3-phosphate acyltransferase, whose amino-acid sequence MKNIIPGYFLFTVLGYLSGSILFGNVFSRFLKGIDLTAVSDDGNPGTFNAFRYGGALCGILTLLADLLKGYLPVTACRNLLGSGFLLFAFVMAAPVFGHAFSVFNHGDGGKAIAVSFGVLLGLLPKAFPLVALAGFYLFFSLVIRLTPHAKRSIYAFLGFLLTCVLFEKQRSVIWGCIMLATTVIYKHCVPFFYHNTRIDI is encoded by the coding sequence ATGAAAAACATCATTCCCGGATATTTTCTTTTTACAGTACTGGGCTATCTTTCCGGAAGCATCCTGTTTGGTAACGTGTTTTCCAGATTTCTGAAAGGAATTGATCTTACAGCAGTATCTGACGATGGAAATCCCGGAACTTTCAATGCATTCAGGTACGGCGGGGCTTTGTGTGGTATCCTCACCCTGCTTGCCGATCTGCTAAAGGGGTATCTGCCGGTAACTGCCTGCAGAAACTTATTAGGAAGCGGATTCCTGTTGTTTGCCTTCGTTATGGCAGCACCGGTTTTCGGCCATGCTTTTTCTGTTTTTAATCATGGAGACGGCGGAAAAGCCATCGCTGTTTCATTCGGTGTACTCCTTGGACTTTTGCCAAAAGCATTTCCACTGGTGGCTCTTGCAGGCTTTTATCTCTTTTTTTCACTGGTGATCCGCTTAACACCACATGCCAAAAGAAGTATTTATGCTTTTCTCGGATTTCTTCTCACCTGTGTTTTGTTCGAGAAACAGCGTTCTGTCATTTGGGGATGTATAATGCTCGCCACTACAGTAATTTATAAACACTGTGTTCCATTTTTTTATCATAATACGAGGATTGATATATGA